The Streptomyces europaeiscabiei genome window below encodes:
- a CDS encoding Ig-like domain-containing protein yields MRGPRRRHRRAALAGALAVGLLVPLAAAAPARADNSAIGYPVYSGSAEPVPELPAGFTVRRTMRAQYDADRRAGNGTDFWMDRMLARKGDDPAGDWLFTRGRAVFMKEHDPARLGFGGKVAYWESLDNRAAYTVDVAVDGERLTLRENTDSRVQKPSYWRSEFTHEATGLTVTQTKFITDADVAVTNLALTNAGSASREITLRASSPYTGTPEGRELTGTVAAKNNLTTVFPRLSGDGFAPEGEALTRTLTVPEGRTLTTKVQLGFVTEEITESRPAYDSVRRAAPAAAFRGHVQAYNRWWAENLPFMDLPDDNIEKTLYYRWWLLRYNYLDADIPGNDYQFPTSMEGVLGYNNAIALTVGMFVDDLKYLRDPSYSYGPWVSAGEVSKNGKYSDNPGDPENWSNSYTQYISEAAWRSYQVHGGPDGIPRNLARYAEKDVKGQLAAYDHDGNGLIEYDWGAMTGNDADAVSFDWKPGNLDRAESAYVYSNATASARAYDLLGEDTKAKEMRGIAERVKDAVLEHLWDPEDKLLKHRHVASDSLVPWKEINNYYPYSVGLMPTPDEDPQYLEALRLWADAKQYPVFPFFTANQADKAEAAEQGHPGSNNFSVINSTVTFRFLSSVLRKYPNRYIDRTWYKKLLSWNAWAQYVDGDNRWPDQNEFWADGSADPQKVGYRSWIHHTILGTTNWTVIEDAMGFRPRDDRRIELSPIDVDWPHFAVTDINYRGTDVAVLWDEPGDGKRPYGRQVPEGYSLYLDGRLALTADRLTRLVYDPVTRKVTFPDGGGAKARTTGLRTAVAAPQDVEYGREDRVTDLFAKAGRDLTGTAVDNLAAGATARASHEAQGRGVAGAVDGFTVNEPHWGARGSGNAEDWYEIDFGRARDVDDVRLHFYSDKRPGGYAEPALYTVQFQDGEGRWQDVARPARTPVHPRANLNQVRFKKVTTQKLRVLMRHRDGHTSGLKEIQAFHTGVRPPAARNHAPYVEAWRDTAYSRPGQVRLTGIVEDDGLPERKLSAGWKVTDGPDGGTAILDDPGAVTTVARFTAAGTYTLELAATDGSSETSKKVVVKAEGLSDGQVNVAPSATATASYTSGWESVAAINDGREPASSSDAPRWGSWPEKGTQWVQYTWEDPVRVDGSDLYFFRDAQPGAGDGVGVPASWVIEYRDGDTWREVSAPSGYGTAEDGYNRTTFTPVTTTALRARLTGHPNLALGVQEWKVYAETPDSVGEVHVPTPRGTIPELPGEVTLVYGDGSTARSPVVWPALTEEQVAEGGTSVRITGIADRAARPVTATVWVRRTDAVEITSLGEEHVTTRAGRAPTLPATVVATYNDGSKDSRTGVTWDPVEPGQYAEPGTFEVKGTVAGTTYRATATVTVTGPPGLPGDRLPRRAGGHPSSPHRSCGLSGGGSAQPRAPNGPGRAGPRCTRPRGGDTHPVRGPGPGGQFPARPGQLVTARGRREALNHPLVEQGPAR; encoded by the coding sequence ACACGGTCGACGTGGCCGTGGACGGCGAGCGGCTCACGCTCAGGGAGAACACCGACTCCCGTGTTCAGAAGCCCAGTTACTGGCGCAGCGAGTTCACACACGAGGCGACCGGGCTGACGGTCACGCAGACGAAGTTCATCACCGACGCCGATGTCGCCGTGACGAACCTGGCCCTCACCAACGCCGGGTCCGCGAGCCGCGAGATCACCCTGCGCGCCTCGTCCCCGTACACGGGCACTCCGGAGGGCCGTGAACTCACCGGCACGGTGGCCGCGAAGAACAACCTCACCACGGTCTTCCCCCGGCTGAGCGGTGACGGCTTCGCGCCCGAGGGCGAGGCCCTGACGCGTACCCTCACCGTCCCGGAGGGCCGCACCCTCACCACCAAGGTCCAACTGGGTTTCGTCACCGAGGAGATCACCGAGTCCCGGCCGGCGTACGACTCCGTGCGCCGGGCGGCTCCGGCCGCCGCCTTCCGCGGGCATGTGCAGGCCTACAACCGCTGGTGGGCCGAGAACCTGCCGTTCATGGACCTCCCGGACGACAACATCGAGAAGACGCTCTACTACCGCTGGTGGCTGCTGCGTTACAACTACCTCGACGCCGACATCCCGGGCAACGACTACCAGTTCCCCACCTCCATGGAGGGCGTGCTCGGCTACAACAACGCCATCGCGCTGACCGTCGGCATGTTCGTCGACGACCTCAAGTACCTGAGAGACCCGAGCTACTCGTACGGCCCCTGGGTGTCGGCCGGAGAAGTCTCGAAGAACGGCAAGTACTCCGACAACCCGGGCGACCCGGAGAACTGGTCCAACAGCTACACCCAGTACATCTCCGAGGCCGCCTGGCGCTCCTACCAGGTGCACGGCGGGCCGGACGGCATCCCGCGCAACCTTGCCCGGTACGCGGAGAAGGACGTCAAGGGCCAGCTCGCGGCCTACGACCACGACGGCAACGGACTGATCGAGTACGACTGGGGCGCCATGACCGGCAACGACGCCGACGCGGTGTCGTTCGACTGGAAGCCGGGGAACCTGGACCGGGCCGAGTCGGCGTACGTGTACAGCAACGCCACGGCCTCCGCCCGCGCGTACGACCTGCTCGGCGAGGACACCAAGGCCAAGGAGATGCGCGGCATCGCCGAGCGCGTGAAGGACGCGGTCCTCGAACATCTCTGGGACCCCGAGGACAAGCTGCTCAAGCACCGGCACGTGGCCAGTGACAGCCTGGTGCCCTGGAAGGAGATCAACAACTACTACCCGTACAGCGTGGGCCTGATGCCCACGCCGGACGAGGACCCGCAGTACCTCGAAGCCCTGCGGCTGTGGGCGGACGCGAAGCAGTACCCGGTCTTCCCGTTCTTCACGGCCAACCAGGCCGACAAGGCCGAGGCGGCGGAGCAGGGGCATCCGGGGAGCAACAACTTCTCCGTCATCAACTCCACGGTCACCTTCCGCTTCCTCTCCTCCGTGTTGCGGAAGTACCCCAACCGGTACATCGACCGCACCTGGTACAAGAAGCTGCTCTCCTGGAACGCCTGGGCCCAGTACGTCGACGGTGACAACCGGTGGCCCGACCAGAACGAGTTCTGGGCCGACGGCAGCGCCGACCCGCAGAAGGTCGGCTACCGCTCCTGGATCCACCACACCATCCTCGGCACCACGAACTGGACCGTGATCGAGGACGCGATGGGCTTCCGCCCGCGCGACGACCGGAGGATCGAGCTGTCACCGATCGACGTCGACTGGCCGCACTTCGCCGTCACGGACATCAACTACCGGGGTACCGACGTGGCGGTGCTGTGGGACGAACCCGGGGACGGGAAACGGCCGTACGGACGGCAGGTCCCCGAGGGCTACTCCCTCTACCTCGACGGCAGACTCGCCCTCACCGCCGACCGTCTCACCCGCCTCGTCTACGACCCCGTCACCCGCAAGGTGACCTTCCCGGACGGTGGCGGCGCCAAGGCGAGAACCACCGGGCTGCGTACGGCCGTGGCGGCACCGCAGGACGTCGAGTACGGCCGTGAGGACCGGGTCACCGACCTGTTCGCCAAGGCCGGGCGGGACCTGACCGGCACGGCTGTGGACAACCTCGCCGCCGGTGCCACGGCCCGCGCCTCGCACGAGGCCCAGGGGAGGGGCGTGGCCGGAGCCGTCGACGGGTTCACCGTCAACGAGCCGCACTGGGGCGCGCGCGGCTCGGGCAACGCCGAGGACTGGTACGAGATCGACTTCGGGCGCGCACGGGACGTCGATGACGTCCGGCTCCACTTCTACAGCGACAAAAGGCCGGGCGGATACGCCGAGCCCGCGCTCTACACCGTGCAGTTCCAGGACGGTGAGGGGCGGTGGCAGGACGTGGCCCGGCCCGCCAGGACACCGGTCCACCCGAGGGCCAATCTCAACCAGGTGCGCTTCAAGAAGGTGACGACGCAGAAGCTGCGGGTGCTGATGCGCCACCGGGACGGGCACACCAGTGGCCTGAAGGAGATCCAGGCGTTCCACACCGGCGTCCGGCCCCCGGCCGCCCGCAACCATGCCCCCTACGTCGAGGCATGGCGGGACACCGCGTACAGCCGTCCCGGTCAGGTCCGGCTCACGGGCATCGTCGAGGACGACGGCCTCCCGGAGCGGAAGCTCTCCGCCGGGTGGAAGGTGACGGACGGCCCGGACGGCGGAACCGCCATCCTCGACGACCCGGGTGCCGTGACGACCGTCGCCCGCTTCACCGCGGCCGGCACCTACACCCTCGAACTCGCCGCCACCGACGGCTCCTCGGAGACGTCGAAGAAGGTCGTGGTCAAGGCGGAGGGACTGTCCGACGGGCAGGTGAACGTGGCGCCCTCCGCGACCGCGACGGCTTCCTACACCTCCGGCTGGGAGTCCGTGGCCGCGATCAACGACGGCCGGGAACCCGCCTCGTCCTCCGACGCCCCGCGCTGGGGCAGCTGGCCGGAGAAGGGCACCCAGTGGGTCCAGTACACCTGGGAGGATCCGGTCCGCGTGGACGGCTCCGACCTGTACTTCTTCCGTGACGCCCAGCCTGGTGCGGGCGACGGGGTCGGGGTTCCGGCGTCCTGGGTCATCGAGTACCGGGACGGCGACACCTGGCGCGAGGTCTCCGCACCCAGCGGCTACGGCACAGCCGAGGACGGCTACAACCGGACCACCTTCACTCCTGTCACGACGACGGCCCTGCGTGCCCGGCTCACGGGGCATCCGAACCTGGCCCTCGGCGTCCAGGAGTGGAAGGTGTACGCCGAGACGCCGGACTCCGTGGGTGAGGTCCACGTTCCCACCCCGCGCGGCACGATCCCGGAACTGCCCGGCGAGGTGACGCTGGTGTACGGGGACGGCTCCACGGCCCGCTCGCCCGTCGTCTGGCCCGCCCTGACCGAGGAGCAGGTCGCCGAGGGTGGCACGAGCGTACGGATCACCGGCATCGCCGACCGGGCCGCGCGGCCCGTCACCGCGACCGTGTGGGTACGCCGGACCGACGCGGTCGAGATCACCAGCCTCGGCGAGGAGCACGTCACCACCCGCGCCGGCCGGGCGCCCACGCTCCCGGCGACCGTCGTCGCCACCTACAACGACGGCTCCAAGGACAGCCGGACCGGCGTCACCTGGGACCCGGTCGAGCCGGGACAGTACGCCGAACCCGGCACCTTCGAGGTGAAGGGAACCGTGGCGGGCACCACGTACCGCGCCACGGCCACCGTCACCGTGACGGGCCCTCCAGGACTGCCGGGTGACCGCCTGCCTCGTCGAGCGGGCGGTCACCCGTCCAGCCCTCACCGTTCCTGTGGACTGAGCGGGGGTGGGTCCGCTCAGCCGCGCGCCCCGAACGGTCCTGGGCGAGCTGGTCCCCGGTGTACTCGACCCCGGGGCGGCGACACGCATCCTGTGCGTGGTCCGGGCCCGGGAGGCCAGTTCCCTGCGCGACCTGGCCAATTGGTCACGGCCAGAGGGCGACGGGAGGCCCTGAACCATCCTCTGGTGGAGCAGGGGCCCGCACGCTGA
- a CDS encoding cellulase family glycosylhydrolase, with the protein MRTGRSTQRRNPLSALLAGLAGLIGLTLLGVLAPAVALAQSAPDVRATGLHISDGRLLEGNGNDFVMRGVNHAHTWYPGETQSLADIKALGANTVRVVLSDGHRWTRNSPADVANVVAQCKANRLICVLEVHDTTGYGEEAAAGTLDHAADYWISLKGVLAGEENYVIVNIGNEPWGNTNPAGWTAPTIAAVQKLRAAGFEHTIMVDAPNWGQDWQGVMRANAQSVYDADTTGNLIFSIHMYSVFDTAAEITDYLGAFVDAGLPLLIGEFGGPADQWGDPDEDTMMATAEELDLGYLAWSWSGNTDPVLDLSIGFDPTQLSAWGQRIFNGADGIAQTAKEATVFGGGTPGDTQAPTTPGTPTASAVTATSATLSWTAATDNVGVTGYDIVRVSGSTETKLAASTTHSVTLTGLTADTAYTLAVYARDAAGNRSNRSGTVNVTTDEGGGTPAGNCSVTYRATNEWPGGFQGEIVIRNTGATAVSGWTLAFTFANGQTITNMWGGTATQSGGAVSVKPVSYTSTIPAAGSVTAGFIGSKGATNTAPTSFTLNGAACTST; encoded by the coding sequence ATGAGAACTGGAAGAAGCACGCAGCGAAGAAACCCCCTGAGCGCCCTTCTGGCCGGACTCGCGGGCCTGATCGGCCTCACGCTCCTCGGAGTGCTCGCCCCGGCCGTCGCCCTGGCCCAGTCGGCGCCCGACGTCCGGGCCACCGGCCTGCACATCAGCGACGGCCGGTTGCTGGAGGGCAACGGCAACGATTTCGTGATGCGCGGCGTCAACCACGCCCACACCTGGTACCCGGGCGAGACGCAGTCGCTGGCCGACATCAAGGCGCTGGGCGCCAACACCGTCCGCGTCGTCCTGTCCGACGGACACCGCTGGACCAGGAACAGCCCCGCCGACGTGGCGAACGTCGTCGCCCAGTGCAAGGCCAACCGGCTCATCTGCGTCCTGGAGGTGCACGACACCACCGGATACGGCGAGGAGGCCGCGGCCGGCACGCTCGACCACGCGGCCGACTACTGGATCAGCCTCAAGGGCGTCCTCGCCGGCGAGGAGAACTACGTCATCGTCAACATCGGCAACGAGCCCTGGGGCAACACCAACCCGGCGGGCTGGACCGCCCCCACCATCGCCGCCGTGCAGAAACTGCGGGCCGCCGGCTTCGAGCACACGATCATGGTGGACGCGCCCAACTGGGGCCAGGACTGGCAGGGCGTCATGCGCGCCAACGCCCAGTCCGTGTACGACGCCGACACCACCGGCAACCTGATCTTCTCGATCCACATGTACAGCGTCTTCGACACCGCCGCCGAGATCACCGACTACCTGGGCGCCTTCGTGGACGCCGGACTGCCCCTCCTCATCGGCGAGTTCGGCGGGCCCGCCGACCAGTGGGGCGATCCGGACGAGGACACCATGATGGCCACCGCCGAGGAGCTGGACCTCGGCTACCTGGCCTGGTCCTGGAGCGGCAACACCGACCCGGTGCTCGACCTGTCGATCGGCTTCGACCCCACGCAGCTCAGCGCCTGGGGCCAGCGCATCTTCAACGGCGCCGACGGCATCGCGCAGACGGCGAAGGAAGCCACGGTCTTCGGCGGCGGCACCCCGGGCGACACCCAGGCGCCGACCACCCCGGGCACCCCGACCGCCTCCGCGGTGACGGCGACCTCCGCCACGCTCTCCTGGACCGCCGCCACGGACAACGTCGGCGTCACCGGCTACGACATCGTCCGGGTGAGCGGCTCCACCGAGACCAAGCTCGCCGCCTCCACCACCCACTCCGTCACCCTGACCGGCCTCACCGCCGACACGGCGTACACCTTGGCCGTCTACGCCCGTGACGCCGCCGGGAACCGGTCGAACCGGTCGGGCACGGTGAACGTGACGACGGACGAGGGCGGCGGCACACCCGCCGGGAACTGCTCCGTGACGTACCGGGCCACCAACGAGTGGCCCGGCGGCTTCCAGGGCGAGATCGTCATCCGCAACACCGGCGCCACCGCCGTCAGCGGCTGGACGCTGGCCTTCACCTTCGCCAACGGTCAGACGATCACCAACATGTGGGGCGGGACCGCCACGCAGAGCGGTGGCGCGGTGAGCGTGAAGCCCGTCTCCTACACCTCCACCATCCCGGCCGCGGGCTCCGTGACGGCCGGGTTCATCGGCAGCAAGGGCGCCACGAACACCGCACCGACGAGCTTCACGCTCAACGGGGCGGCCTGCACGAGCACCTGA
- a CDS encoding glycoside hydrolase family 127 protein — MSQPPTRRRLLTLAAGAAATTPLLQATSLAHAATAEQAAQAPAAQAPAAPQPVPSTWSVRPFPLDQVTLGDGVFKAKRDLMLGYARSYPADRVLAVFRANAGLDTRGALPPGGWETSDGNLRGHYGGHFLTLIAQAYADTREAALKTKLDHMVGALGECQTALAERGTPRPSHPGFLAAYPETQFILLESYTTYPTIWAPYYTCHKIMRGLLDAHTLAGNAQALAIASKMGDWVHSRLGGLPKAQLERMWSIYIAGEYGGMNEVMADLHALTGKAEHLAAARCFDNTALLDACAQDRDILDGRHANQHIPQFTGYLRLFDETGEERYAEAARNFWGMVAGPRTYSLGGTGQGEMFKARGAIAATLDDKNAETCATYNMLKLSRQLFFREPDAARMDYYERGLTNHILASRRDAASTGSPEVTYFVGMGPGVVREYGNTGTCCGGTGMENHTKYQDSVYFRSADGDALYVNLYLASTLRWPERGLVIEQASAYPAEGVRTLTFREGGGTFDLRLRVPSWATGGFTVTVNGVRQRVEAVPGSYLTLSRNWRRGDRVGISAPYRLRVERALDDPTVQSVFFGPLLLVARSQEAGFRSFSFYKDFTLRGDLADAVRPGGRPLHFTTHGLTLAPFFVGDDVRYHAYFRRSEPVVVFGTAHSGVPNRTRGDGLTFLDVLWAQAPFPTSEAFVRAVRALADGWVSEGRLTGAEREAVVAAAVRAGLRG; from the coding sequence ATGTCCCAACCCCCCACCCGCCGAAGGCTGCTGACCCTGGCGGCCGGAGCGGCGGCCACCACCCCGCTCCTGCAGGCGACCTCGCTCGCGCACGCCGCCACGGCCGAGCAAGCCGCGCAGGCCCCCGCTGCCCAGGCCCCCGCCGCCCCGCAGCCCGTCCCCTCCACCTGGTCCGTACGCCCCTTCCCCCTGGACCAGGTCACCCTCGGAGACGGGGTGTTCAAGGCCAAGCGCGACCTGATGCTGGGCTATGCCCGGTCCTACCCGGCCGACCGCGTCCTGGCCGTCTTCCGCGCCAACGCCGGTCTCGACACGCGGGGCGCCCTGCCGCCCGGCGGCTGGGAGACCTCCGACGGCAATCTGCGCGGCCACTACGGCGGCCACTTCCTCACCCTCATCGCCCAGGCGTACGCGGACACCAGGGAGGCGGCCCTCAAGACCAAGCTGGACCACATGGTCGGCGCACTGGGGGAGTGCCAGACGGCGCTGGCGGAGCGCGGTACGCCGCGGCCGAGTCACCCCGGCTTTCTGGCGGCTTACCCGGAGACGCAGTTCATCCTGCTGGAGAGCTACACGACGTACCCGACCATCTGGGCGCCGTACTACACCTGCCACAAGATCATGCGGGGACTCCTCGACGCGCACACCCTGGCCGGGAACGCGCAGGCCCTGGCCATCGCCTCGAAGATGGGCGACTGGGTGCACAGCAGACTCGGCGGGCTGCCCAAGGCGCAGCTGGAGCGCATGTGGTCCATCTACATCGCCGGTGAGTACGGCGGCATGAACGAGGTGATGGCCGATCTCCACGCCCTCACCGGCAAGGCGGAACACCTCGCCGCCGCCCGCTGCTTCGACAACACCGCGCTGCTGGACGCCTGTGCCCAGGACCGGGACATCCTCGACGGGCGGCACGCCAACCAGCACATCCCGCAGTTCACCGGATATCTGCGACTGTTCGACGAGACGGGGGAGGAGCGGTACGCCGAGGCCGCGCGGAACTTCTGGGGCATGGTCGCCGGGCCCCGGACGTACAGTCTGGGCGGTACGGGGCAGGGCGAGATGTTCAAGGCGCGGGGCGCCATCGCGGCCACGCTGGACGACAAGAACGCCGAGACCTGCGCGACGTACAACATGCTGAAGCTCAGCCGGCAGCTGTTCTTCCGGGAGCCCGACGCGGCCCGTATGGACTACTACGAGCGGGGTCTGACCAACCACATCCTTGCCTCCCGCCGGGACGCGGCGAGCACGGGCAGCCCGGAGGTCACCTACTTCGTCGGGATGGGCCCGGGGGTTGTGCGCGAGTACGGCAACACCGGCACCTGCTGCGGCGGCACCGGTATGGAGAACCACACCAAGTACCAGGACTCGGTGTACTTCCGCTCCGCCGACGGCGACGCGCTGTATGTGAACCTGTATCTCGCCTCGACCCTGCGGTGGCCGGAGCGGGGTCTTGTCATCGAACAGGCGAGCGCCTATCCGGCCGAGGGGGTCCGCACCCTGACGTTCCGGGAGGGCGGGGGCACGTTCGACCTGAGGCTGCGGGTGCCGTCCTGGGCCACGGGCGGCTTCACCGTCACGGTCAACGGGGTCCGGCAACGGGTCGAGGCCGTGCCCGGGTCGTATCTCACGCTGAGCCGGAACTGGCGGCGCGGCGACCGGGTCGGAATCTCCGCGCCGTACCGGCTGCGGGTGGAGCGGGCCCTGGACGATCCCACGGTCCAGTCGGTGTTCTTCGGTCCGCTGCTGCTGGTCGCGCGGAGCCAGGAGGCCGGGTTCCGGAGCTTCTCCTTCTACAAGGACTTCACCCTGCGCGGCGATCTCGCGGACGCGGTCCGCCCCGGGGGCAGGCCGCTGCACTTCACCACGCACGGGCTGACCCTCGCACCGTTCTTCGTCGGCGACGACGTCCGCTACCACGCCTACTTCAGGCGCTCCGAGCCCGTCGTCGTGTTCGGCACGGCGCACTCGGGCGTCCCGAACCGTACGCGTGGCGACGGTCTGACCTTCCTCGACGTGCTCTGGGCACAGGCGCCGTTCCCCACCTCCGAGGCGTTCGTGCGTGCGGTGCGTGCCCTCGCCGACGGGTGGGTGTCAGAGGGCCGGCTCACCGGCGCGGAGCGGGAAGCGGTCGTCGCCGCGGCGGTCCGGGCGGGCCTGAGGGGCTGA